From Vitis vinifera cultivar Pinot Noir 40024 chromosome 3, ASM3070453v1, the proteins below share one genomic window:
- the LOC100243232 gene encoding L-type lectin-domain containing receptor kinase IX.1 → MAACNAGIAQLHSYTLPFLHIFMISFFSSLMVHSGNSLSFNLGNFDPNDHEIIFEGHASYSADKVIQLTSNQEDKKMNDSWVRATYYKPFQLWDKASGRMADFTTNFSFEIDSQRNSSYGDGLAFFLAPNSTQLPSDVTGASGLGLVSNNQTLNSTAKHFFAVAFDTFPNAWDPKPDQSLYYKVDLSDYLPEFVTIGFSSATGDFSEINIIHSWNFSSALQISDSAEENEEKKTGLVVGLSKKVSEKGEDNPDFDLSMDDDLEKGTGPRKFMYHELVLATNNFAEGEKVGEGGFGGVYKGFSRNLSSYIAVKRVSKGSDQGIKEYESEVKIISRLRHWNLLQLLGWCHKKRELLLVYEFMPNGSLASCLFQGKILLTWAMRYKIATGLASVLLYLHEEWEQCVVHRDVKSSNVMLDAEFNAKLGDFGLARLVDHGKGSKTTVLAGTVGYMAPEYILTGKASKELDVYSFGVVALEICSGRRCVEPNAQEDQIRLVEWVWDLYGVGKLPEAADPRLSADFDEEQMARLMVVGLWCAHPDCSLRPSIRQAINVLNSEASLPALPSKMPVPMYYAPPENNSAISSLQTSYTATTSERSQS, encoded by the exons ATGGCTGCCTGCAACGCTGGTATTGCCCAACTCCATTCCTATACACTTCCTTTCCTCCATATCTTCATGATCTCCTTTTTCTCGTCTCTAATGGTCCATTCTGGGAATTCATTATCCTTCAATTTGGGCAATTTTGATCCGAATGatcatgaaattatttttgaggGGCATGCTTCTTATTCTGCTGATAAAGTCATCCAACTCACCAGCAACCAGGAGGACAAAAAGATGAATGATAGTTGGGTTCGAGCTACATACTATAAGCCGTTTCAACTCTGGGATAAGGCCTCCGGAAGAATGGCTGATTTCACTACCAATTTCTCCTTTGAAATTGATTCTCAAAGAAACTCTTCTTATGGTGATGGACTCGCATTCTTTCTTGCTCCAAACAGTACCCAACTGCCTTCAGATGTGACAGGAGCCAGCGGCCTGGGTCTTGTGTCTAACAACCAGACGCTGAACTCAACAGCAAAACACTTTTTTGCAGTGGCTTTTGATACTTTTCCAAATGCTTGGGATCCAAAACCCGATC AAAGCCTCTATTACAAAGTTGATCTGAGCGATTATTTGCCTGAATTCGTTACTATTGGCTTCTCAAGTGCAACAGGAGATTTTTCCGAGATAAACATCATTCACTCATGGAATTTCAGTTCGGCTTTACAAATCTCTGATAGTGCAGAGGAAAACGAAGAAAAGAAGACAGGACTAGTGGTGGGATTGAGT aaaaaggtaagtgaGAAAGGAGAAGATAATCCTGATTTTGACCTGTCCATGGATGACGACCTTGAAAAGGGTACTGGGCCTCGGAAGTTTATGTACCATGAGTTGGTTCTTGCCACAAATAACTTTGCAGAGGGAGAGAAGGTTGGAGAGGGAGGGTTTGGTGGGGTCTATAAAGGTTTCTCGAGGAATCTAAGCTCCTACATTGCCGTTAAAAGGGTATCAAAAGGGTCCGACCAAGGGATAAAGGAGTATGAATCTGAAGTAAAGATCATCAGTAGGTTGAGACATTGGAATCTTCTGCAGCTGTTGGGCTGGTGCCATAAGAAAAGAGAGCTTCTATTGGTTTACGAGTTCATGCCTAATGGTAGTTTGGCTTCTTGTTTGTTTCAAGGCAAAATCTTGTTGACATGGGCAATGAGATACAAAATTGCTACTGGGTTGGCCTCGGTGTTGCTCTACCTGCACGAAGAATGGGAACAATGTGTTGTGCATAGAGATGTAAAATCCAGTAATGTTATGCTGGATGCGGAATTCAATGCGAAGCTTGGTGATTTCGGGCTAGCCAGGCTTGTTGATCATGGGAAAGGGTCAAAAACCACAGTTTTGGCAGGGACAGTGGGGTATATGGCTCCTGAATATATCTTGACGGGCAAGGCTAGCAAGGAATTGGATGTCTACAGTTTCGGAGTTGTTGCTTTGGAAATTTGCAGTGGAAGAAGATGTGTAGAACCAAATGCCCAAGAAGATCAGATCAGATTGGTGGAGTGGGTTTGGGACCTTTATGGAGTAGGAAAGCTTCCTGAAGCAGCTGACCCAAGACTATCTGCAGATTTTGATGAGGAACAAATGGCACGCCTGATGGTTGTTGGGCTTTGGTGTGCTCACCCAGACTGCAGTCTTCGTCCCTCAATAAGGCAAGCAATTAATGTCCTTAATTCTGAAGCCTCATTGCCTGCTCTCCCTTCAAAGATGCCTGTGCCAATGTATTATGCTCCTCCAGAAAATAATTCTGCCATTTCATCACTTCAAACATCCTATACTGCTACCACTTCTGAGAGAAGCCAATCCTAG